The genomic region tgtcttataatattatacccatatacaaagtttaaagtcacacactcacaaaaatatttgatctccatacaaactttcaacccctttttcaccacctcgggggatgaatttttaaaaacgctgaaattatttttcttgttttttaatttaatacctttttgcaaagtttcaaggtcctagcttaaaataaaatttgcaccccaagacaaagtttcatccccttttttacccccttaggggttgaatcttctaaaacttcgcaattacttttttttgtaatcggctattatgcctttctaagaagtttcaaaacatttgtaatggattcaaactttcaacccctttttaaccctgttaggggatgaattttcaaaaacgctgaaattacttttcctgtcttataataatatacccatatacaaagtttaaagtcacacactcacaaaaatatttgatctccatacaaactttcaacccctttttcaccactttgggggatgaattttcgaaaacgctgaaattagttttcttgttttttaatataatacattttcacaaagtttcaaatttctagcttaaactaaaacttgaaccccatacaacctttcatcccttttttaacccccttaggggttgaatttttcaaaatcgcttcttatctcttgtacactttacaaatgcaacctagtgtgcaaatttcaactttctagcttttgtagtttcggctctgcgttgatgaatcagtcagtcagtcagtcagtcagtcagtcaggacacttgcatttatatatatagataaggtAACGTATCTTAAATCTAGGaagtaaaattataaatgcaCGTCTTGTTTTGGTATAAAAGCCACTAACATAAATACTTTAGCTACAGAACTCTACAGCCACATATCTGAATTAACGCAAAATGTTTGGTTTTGCCTTTGATATGGTAATAAGATAATAACAATTTCGTACCCTACTTTTATGGCTTGattacaaacattaaatgcAATACATTTTTGGTGACCAGGTACATTGCTTCTATTACCATTTCTGATTGTCAGTAAAACAACCCGGAGAAGCttaaccttataaataaaaattttttaaattgaaatattttagcGAATTGTACTATAATAGATACACATTAAGAGATATGTAGTAGTATCAAATACGTAAACACTTTCTTGTACATAACAAAATAGTATAATACAGATCTTAAGGAAATTGCAAGTAAAAAGACGAATACGAAATATGCAACAACATAAAAGTGAatgaataggtatttaaaactcGTTAAATAAGAGATATTTTGAATAATCCTTAGGTATGTaaagtcagaccgagaaaagtctgcagcgattttgatagcccacgcagtgcaagtgttatttacacgtcataaattttcatagaagtttgtcatttaaaatgacacttgcactgcgtgggctatcaaaatcgctgcagactttaagGATTATTCAAAATATCTCTTATTTTTGATAAGTAAGTAGCAGATGAAACCAATTGAGCatagtactaaataatatttgcaGGCTATAAACACAATTATCAAAGGCAAACACATAAACTCCTGTTCCAAGTTACTAGTAATCGTCATCACCACCAAAGATaccatcgtcatcatcatcatcaccgaAAAAgtcatcatcgtcatcatcatcggcTCCCGGTGGAACAAGAGCACCATTCAACACATTACCAACTTGCTCTTGGAAACCCATCATCTTCGCCACTCCGTACACAACCCTCATCACCAGTAGCCTAGTAAAGTCCACGGGCGTCGTTTCCTTTCTTTGCAAAGTCAACTGCTTCTCCGTTGGGTAATCCCTCACCTTTTTCCTCTTCATTTCACATGATGAAAACACCAAGCACAACGTCAATAGAATTAAAAAGCCTCTCATATTTGTAGACAGTTTTCCCGCCAAAACCAACGTCAAGTTGCGATGCGTTCACAGATAAGACTTAAtattttttcgatttttcgatGACCGAGATGCTTGATGATGGAAAGTGAAGCCGCCTCAGTAGCCGACTAACGGAATGACTTGCGAGCGAGTAGTGTGTTCGCGTGCCTGCGCTACCATTGTGTGTCAGCTATGCCAATATGTATGGATAACTGTCGTCAAAACGTGCGATCGCAAAAAGAAACGCTTACCGTTATCTATGAACATGAGACGAGTAAACGATTGGTTACTTTTTGTACTCTTTCTCTTTCGTTTCTCTTTACCGAAGCCGACGGTCAATATTGTCTGCCTGTCAatgtttgttttctttttactaaaatttgaTGAGCAATGCGTTACTTTTACTTTCTCACTGCATCGGTAATTACTCACAGGAATGTTTGCCTTCTACTCCATTAATTCagctgtttaaaataatgttatattcTTGTGCCCTCAATCCTAGCTAAGGTCACTTATCCAGCAAATATTGACGTTGTTCCATTTACAAATAAACGTTTACGTCATCTATTTGATAACAATGGGTAaccttttaagtttttattacgCATTGCACGaaaatattacacaaaattACTTTTACATAAAGAACGAGTGTACAATTTACATTTTCGTATTACCGTCGATgtcgggcccgtttctcaaaagtttatagcttgtaatacaagcggatgtcattttttgacagcttttgttagaaagggacttccacttgtattacaagttacaagcttttgagaaacgggcctcagACCTTTTTTTTAGTCCAGAAGGAAGTTTCTCGGTCACCCAAGTGTAGTTTGAAACATTTGCGATAAGTATGtaacctacttatttatattgTGCAAAATAATACATGTGTACCTCACTTCtcatggtttttagggttccgtacccaaagggtaaaaacgggaccctattactaagactccgctgtccgtccgtccgtccgtccgtccgtccatccgtccgtccgtccgtccgtccgtccgtccgtccgtctgtcaccaggctgtatctcacgaaccgtgatagctagacagttgaaattttcacagatcatgtatttctgttgccgctataacaacaaatactaaaaacagaataaaataaagatttaagtggggctcccatagaacaaacgtgatttttgaccgaagttaagcaacgtcgggcggggtcagtacttggatgggtgaccgtttttttgcttgttatcttgttgatggtgcggaaccctccgtgcgcgagtccaactcgcacttggccggtttttttaatatatagacTGAGATTTTGTCGCTTTTTCTTTCCAATTCTTAagaataagtacaataacataagTGCTTGTTTCGTTGTCTTGCCGTGGCCTTGATCACGGGCGTGACTTGACTGTGACCTACTGCAACCTCGGCACCGAGACGACATCGGAGAAGATAGCTATGGGTATTCAGCGTTGAGTGCAATATACTTAACATACTTATGTACTCGTATGTTGAGTgctttaaaataaacaatataatccTGAATGATTATGAAGGTTGTATTAAtttcctaaagtgtcattctatggaacttgctaactatgtaaacaaaagtcacaagtaaattgacatttagagacaattttaatatggcggtttgtttacatagttagcaagttccatagaattacactttatGAAAGGGTCTGGCCGGaatcctatagtgaaactgcccctggctgaaatgtatacctttcttaggtgcgtttatttgtcttaagataccgttttaccaaatttcaagcctagaatccccttggtttagctaaaaaaaattaaaaatatcgtttttatttttttgtagctaaactagtTGTTCGATTTCTTTGAAATTTAGATGTTACATGCACCTAATAGTAattcattttcaaaaaaaaaacaaggttCTAACTTGTTCATAAaagcctattttttttttaattttttttttttttttaatacttagaagatagcgacaacctcaatttttggttatATAATGCAGAATatattattgcataaaatatatttttgtaaaaaaatccatttggagcaacaaggtaaaaatgtcttactaatgCATATTGGCCGTCCTTaatatgggaaaaattcaaactcGAGCTAGAATAAGCGGCACCCCCTTATTTAGTTACacttattatgctgataatgtacaccaagttttgtaactttatctcaactacaagggggtgctcaaccaaaaacaaaaaattatatatttatttatatttttcataatttttcaagttagatttttttttaatttcagctgaaaaattcttaaaaaaaaaatattttttttctacttaataactaataaatcacatttacaaataatgtgaaaacaactacatatataaaaatctaaaacaaattatttatttatttttggatttcatacaacgttgaaaattttcaaagtggttgagcacccccttgtagttgagataaagttacaaaacttggtgtacattatcagcataataagtGTAACCGAATAAGGGGGTGCCGCTTATTCTAGCTCGAGTTTgtatttttcccatacaaacgtgaaccaccctaaagtacgcaagaaggacggcctgtatgcattaagtaagacatttttaccttgttgctccaaatggatttttttacaaaaaatatattttatgcaataatatATTCTGCATTCTataactaaaaattgaggttgtcgCTATCTTCCaagtattaaatataaaataaaaaaaaataaaaaaaattaagctttTATGAACAAGTTAGaaccttgtttttttttttaatgaattacTATTAGGTGCATGTAACATCCAAATTTCAAAGAAATCGAACAactagtttagctacaaaaaaataaaaacgatatttttaaatttttttttagctaaaccaaggggattctaggcttgaaatttggtaaaacggtatcttataataagacaaataaacgcatCTAAGAAAGGTATACATTTCAGCCAagggcagtttcactataggattCCGGCCaggggaccgatttttgaaattcgaccgctcgatttcgtgtatttcgtttagtaatatctccactactaggcatgtaaattctactaatagaatagaaaacgagtggtcaataccactagattcccaatttctatcgctcgtatttcaaaaattaccatTGCGCCGTtatccaccgattttcgagtgatgaAATCGaccgatcgaaattcaaaaatcggccccctgaccCTTTTACCTTAGTCATAGTCAAATTACGAAAAAAACGGATTTTAaccaaaaattttaaaaatcttaAGAAAGAAACGCTGGTGGACTTCCACCAATGCACGGGGAAATTTTCTCGCTAGATTATACGCCGACAAAAAATCTGGAAACATCGGATTTTCATACATCCACTTTCGTTGGGTGCTCAAGCGTTGCGTTCCTTCGCGCTGAGCGTAAACGTCCGATTATTGGGTTGTTTACTTATGTAAACTACTCTACTCTTATGAGTAGTGTCCACAATTTTATTAAGCACCTAATAActacttaaaatattaatttaaaaaacttttAGCTTCAAAAAGCTCATCTGTGTCAGTTTTCGCTTTGGAGTCTCTTtgtctgtttttagggttccgtacccaaagggtaaaaacgggaccctattactaagactccgctgtccgtccatccgtccgtccgtccgtccgtccgtccgtccgtctgtcaccaggctgtatctcacgaaccgtgatagctagacagttgaaattttcacagatgatgtatttctgttgccgctataacaacaaatactaaaaacaggataaaataaagatttaagtggggctcccatacaacaaacgtgatttttgaccgaagttaagcaacgtcgggcggggtcagtacttggatgggtgaccgtttttttgcttgttttttttgcttgttttgctctattttttgttgatggtgcggaaccctccgtgcgcgagtccgactcgcacttggccggttttttgttttctatgattaggtacctacctagtgtcCGCAGTTGCGCATAAAATAGCTAAAAAACAACTCTTTTGCATGCACCCAAGAAATCAACCAGCAAATGTGTATCCAACCTActacagtaggtaggtagttttatCTAACCCCCTCAGTGACATCAAtaacaacatttaaaaaatgatCAGTTGATTTAATTATCAACATTTGAACACTGAGAatcttttattaatattattattcattgCACGCAATACCTGTATCGATATAAAATTTAATGATCGGCCAAACAGTTGCATTCAAATGTTAAATTAATCAATCGATTCCCTAAAAGGCGCAGGCCCTTGATTTCTAATCGATACATTCGATCCACTTGCGATTCCGAATCGGTATCAGCGTCCGGCAGAGAAAGTATTATATGTAGGACGCACCGGTTACGTTTGTTATATTGGAACGTACCCTTAACCCATTAGTGTTGACTGTACCCACTTGGGTACACCTGGGTTAGGTGTTTGGTTCGATTTTCTACTGTAACTCTAACTAACAGCACAGTAACAGCATTAGAAAGATGGTGGGTTCCCAAAAGTAGGTGTAATAGGCGCTGATGGGTTAAATAAGAGTTTAAtatacttagcgccacttgcaccaaaccaataacccggggttaaccggttaaaccgataacccagtgtcaaattgtactggtaaccatgataACTTGATAACTACAGGTTTAACCTTATTGCTATTTCTACGCCTCTAGCGACATCTCTACGccatgttttaaaatatttacaacctTAGCCTTGCTACGAGCCCTACGAGGTAATTGTGTCCGTAAATACCTTCCAACGGTTCCAACCAAATGAGATTGTTGTGTTAAGTCGGCTAGATAGATGGCGTTGAAATAagttgttaaaaaaaacatcacatagataaaatctatttttttattcggtagactgaaatgacagttcatagtatgaacataaaatgtcatttcatactaagaaatgtcattttagtctacggaattaaaaaatagacttttaggttagaatactctttataggcacacctcagtaaaaaattgcaaaagaaaatacaaatgattaaatgtagaggcagacaacaggcggtcttatcgctaaagagcgatctcttccagaaaacctttgggtagcggaaacagaGAAATAATCGAAAAAGTTGGTGTAGG from Cydia amplana chromosome 19, ilCydAmpl1.1, whole genome shotgun sequence harbors:
- the LOC134656802 gene encoding uncharacterized protein LOC134656802, which produces MRGFLILLTLCLVFSSCEMKRKKVRDYPTEKQLTLQRKETTPVDFTRLLVMRVVYGVAKMMGFQEQVGNVLNGALVPPGADDDDDDDFFGDDDDDDGIFGGDDDY